One stretch of Paenibacillus sp. AN1007 DNA includes these proteins:
- a CDS encoding class I SAM-dependent RNA methyltransferase produces the protein MARLQLIATSAMGLEAVVARELKQLGYDDVKVDNGRVFFTGDYIDICRCNLWLRSSDRVLVNMGEFPATTFDELFEGTKALPWEEWIPADGEFPVEGRSQKSQLSSVPASQGIVKKAIVEKLKLTHHTEWFPENGARYVVEVILLNDRALITLDTTGPGLHKRGYRKLVTEAPLKETLAAALIQLSRWNVSRPFYDPCCGSGTMLIEAAMIGWNIAPGLRRTFNSENWDVIPTELWEQAREEAFDAVRDDVPLQISGSDIDPEAIEVAQAAIKSAGFAKDIEVSVLPAHRARPQGEYGVIITNPPYGERLSEEKEVQKLLRSLGRSYLEMPTWSFFAITSTKAFEEYFGHKADKRRKLFNGRIETQYYQYLGPLPPRSKTPQA, from the coding sequence ATGGCTCGATTGCAATTGATTGCAACCTCTGCGATGGGACTTGAGGCCGTTGTTGCCCGGGAACTGAAACAGCTGGGGTATGACGACGTCAAGGTCGATAACGGCCGGGTATTTTTCACAGGAGATTATATTGACATTTGCCGCTGTAACCTGTGGCTGAGAAGTTCTGACCGCGTGCTGGTTAATATGGGCGAGTTCCCTGCAACCACCTTTGATGAATTGTTTGAAGGCACCAAAGCACTGCCTTGGGAAGAGTGGATTCCTGCAGACGGTGAATTTCCTGTAGAAGGCCGTTCCCAGAAGTCCCAGCTCAGCAGCGTGCCTGCATCTCAAGGGATCGTCAAAAAGGCGATTGTCGAAAAGCTGAAGCTGACACACCACACCGAATGGTTCCCCGAAAACGGTGCACGTTATGTCGTCGAAGTCATTCTTTTGAATGACCGCGCGCTCATTACACTCGATACGACAGGACCAGGGCTTCACAAACGCGGATACCGCAAACTCGTTACCGAGGCGCCGCTCAAAGAAACACTGGCAGCTGCCCTGATTCAGCTCAGCCGCTGGAATGTATCCCGCCCGTTCTACGATCCCTGCTGCGGTTCAGGCACCATGCTGATTGAAGCAGCCATGATCGGCTGGAATATCGCGCCGGGGCTTCGCCGCACGTTTAACTCCGAGAATTGGGATGTGATCCCTACCGAGCTGTGGGAACAAGCGCGCGAGGAAGCATTCGATGCTGTACGTGACGATGTGCCGCTGCAGATTTCGGGCAGTGACATCGATCCCGAAGCGATTGAAGTTGCGCAGGCAGCAATCAAAAGTGCAGGCTTCGCCAAAGATATTGAAGTCAGCGTACTGCCAGCCCACCGGGCCAGACCCCAAGGGGAGTATGGCGTTATTATTACCAATCCGCCGTACGGCGAGCGCCTGAGTGAAGAAAAAGAAGTGCAGAAGCTGCTCCGTTCCCTCGGACGCTCTTATCTGGAAATGCCGACATGGTCGTTTTTTGCAATCACTTCTACCAAAGCATTTGAAGAGTATTTCGGGCATAAAGCGGACAAGCGCCGCAAGCTGTTCAACGGACGGATTGAAACTCAGTATTATCAATACTTAGGGCCGCTGCCTCCGCGCAGCAAAACACCGCAAGCTTAA
- a CDS encoding O-methyltransferase yields the protein MNLTPDEYVNQLFQEDELLLKVKEAIRANGMPEVSVAAAYGRLLTFLAKTSKAEAVLEIGVLGGYSGICLARGLSEGGTLTSLELKEEYAAMARGHLEEGGFGSQVQYRIGPAADSLEQLAQEGRTFDFFFIDADKENYPVYLDYAIRLARPGAVIVGDNCFLRGRTLNPDKQGPAVLAVRRFNEQMASDPRLITTMLPDYDGLALAWVK from the coding sequence GTGAATCTCACCCCTGACGAATATGTAAATCAATTGTTTCAAGAGGATGAGCTCTTGTTAAAAGTAAAAGAAGCCATTCGAGCGAACGGAATGCCTGAGGTTTCAGTGGCGGCGGCATACGGCCGTCTGCTGACCTTCCTCGCCAAAACCTCGAAGGCTGAGGCGGTGCTCGAAATCGGTGTGCTTGGCGGATACAGCGGCATCTGCCTGGCCCGTGGTTTAAGCGAAGGGGGAACGTTGACTTCCCTTGAATTGAAAGAAGAGTACGCAGCAATGGCTCGCGGACATCTGGAGGAAGGTGGCTTTGGCAGCCAAGTGCAGTACCGGATCGGACCTGCAGCAGACAGCCTTGAGCAGCTGGCGCAGGAAGGGCGGACCTTCGATTTCTTCTTTATTGACGCAGATAAAGAAAATTATCCAGTCTATTTGGATTATGCAATTCGCCTTGCGCGTCCAGGGGCAGTCATTGTAGGAGACAACTGTTTTCTGCGAGGGCGTACGCTTAACCCGGACAAGCAGGGTCCAGCCGTGCTTGCTGTTCGTCGTTTCAATGAACAGATGGCGAGTGACCCGCGTCTCATCACGACCATGCTGCCGGACTATGACGGACTTGCACTCGCTTGGGTGAAATAA
- a CDS encoding MFS transporter produces the protein MKTWKVNLIVLWFGQFLVNAGMTMITPFLSLFLARDLGVVGEHEIGIWAGFIFAANFLTSFLFQPLWGKLSDKYGRKIMLLRSGFGMAVVIALMGLAQNPWQLLLLRLLNGTISGFNPAAVALISGTTPKDRMGFAMGISQSGQVAGTILGPLIGGLLADAVGFRPIFYITGGLIFAASMLAMFLVREQFDRQKAAKLPDQSVLSGLKELSKSPQLPALFAVTFLLQFAMISPMSLLPLYVQKLHGTAVNVAFWAGMVGAVTGLSNMAMSPVLGKLSDRIGSHRVLTFSLIGTGIMLIPQAFVQTVWQLILVRFVMGVFMGGLLPSVNALIRGYTPDSMISRAFSFNTSTLALGNMLGAVIGGFMAGFIGIEGLFIVSGGLLLLNMVWVRFKLYKKPVRAGEP, from the coding sequence TTGAAAACGTGGAAAGTCAACCTCATTGTGCTTTGGTTCGGACAGTTTCTGGTCAACGCGGGAATGACCATGATTACCCCGTTTCTATCTCTATTTCTTGCCAGGGATCTGGGTGTTGTGGGAGAACATGAGATTGGCATTTGGGCCGGATTCATTTTTGCCGCCAATTTCCTTACCTCTTTTTTATTTCAGCCGCTCTGGGGCAAGCTGTCCGATAAATACGGACGAAAAATTATGCTGCTTCGCTCCGGGTTCGGGATGGCTGTTGTCATTGCGCTGATGGGTCTTGCACAGAACCCTTGGCAGCTGCTGCTGCTGCGTCTGCTTAACGGGACCATCTCCGGTTTTAACCCGGCTGCCGTCGCCCTGATCTCAGGCACAACACCGAAGGACCGTATGGGTTTTGCCATGGGAATCAGCCAGTCCGGTCAAGTGGCAGGCACCATTCTGGGGCCGCTCATTGGCGGACTGCTTGCGGATGCCGTAGGATTCCGTCCCATTTTCTATATCACAGGCGGACTCATCTTTGCAGCTTCCATGCTGGCGATGTTCTTGGTTCGAGAGCAGTTCGACCGGCAAAAAGCCGCAAAACTTCCGGATCAATCGGTCTTGTCGGGGTTGAAGGAGCTCAGCAAATCACCTCAGCTTCCCGCACTCTTCGCTGTGACGTTCCTGCTGCAGTTTGCGATGATCAGCCCAATGTCTCTCCTGCCTCTCTATGTGCAGAAACTGCACGGGACGGCAGTAAATGTCGCTTTCTGGGCGGGGATGGTTGGCGCTGTCACAGGTTTATCCAATATGGCGATGTCGCCGGTGCTTGGAAAACTTAGCGATCGGATCGGCTCACACAGAGTGCTGACCTTTTCCCTGATCGGAACCGGAATTATGCTTATACCGCAGGCTTTTGTTCAAACCGTATGGCAGCTCATTCTCGTCCGTTTTGTCATGGGAGTATTTATGGGCGGACTGCTCCCGAGTGTGAATGCTTTGATTCGCGGTTATACACCTGATAGCATGATCAGCCGGGCCTTCAGCTTTAACACAAGCACACTGGCGCTCGGCAACATGCTCGGCGCAGTCATCGGCGGCTTCATGGCCGGGTTCATCGGCATTGAGGGACTGTTTATCGTTTCGGGCGGATTACTGCTGCTGAATATGGTTTGGGTTCGATTCAAGCTGTACAAAAAACCCGTTCGTGCAGGAGAACCATGA
- a CDS encoding asparaginase: protein MTKLSNLRPWAVWSTAALALTLSLSPIGTYTAQAAAVEVKGTTGAVQNAPTTPARNTAIPPLPETSKLSSLPNVLVIGTGGTIAGQSEDATSFQNYKAGTLLIADMVKDLPDKQKIADVSTLQFGNSGSGSYTMADLYDLSRTVDQALAQYDSVVVTTGTDTMEEIAYFLDLTVQSDKPVVITGSMRPWTVIGSDAQANLYNAIKLAGSGRTKSFGTVLMLNDTIQLARGVTKTNDYRTDTFETPMLGAVGYIDEENIRIYRAPARAMKPGGTMKPAFDLGKISKTDLAKVEIVISYQEAGGGAIEGFVKNGVKGIVTSGTGAGGISRAMGQARTKAIEEGVIFVTTTRTGSGSVYGGGKGIIAGDNLSPQQARILLMLGLSFSSDFNTIKQWFETYGTPEV from the coding sequence ATGACAAAACTATCTAACCTTCGTCCTTGGGCCGTTTGGAGCACGGCAGCACTCGCACTCACACTCTCTCTCTCACCTATCGGAACCTATACCGCTCAAGCCGCAGCCGTAGAGGTGAAAGGCACTACAGGCGCTGTTCAGAACGCACCCACCACGCCTGCACGGAACACAGCGATCCCTCCCTTACCGGAAACTTCCAAACTTTCCTCCCTTCCTAATGTACTTGTCATTGGTACGGGCGGAACGATTGCCGGGCAATCCGAGGATGCTACCAGCTTCCAAAATTACAAGGCAGGCACGCTGCTCATTGCTGACATGGTTAAAGATTTACCGGACAAGCAAAAAATTGCAGATGTAAGCACACTGCAGTTCGGCAATTCCGGATCAGGCTCCTATACGATGGCCGACCTCTACGACCTATCTCGAACGGTAGATCAAGCGCTCGCCCAGTATGACAGTGTCGTGGTAACGACAGGTACTGACACGATGGAGGAGATTGCCTATTTCCTCGACTTGACGGTTCAAAGCGATAAACCTGTTGTCATCACAGGCTCAATGCGGCCATGGACGGTAATCGGTTCCGATGCTCAGGCCAATCTGTACAACGCCATCAAACTGGCAGGCAGCGGCCGGACTAAATCATTCGGTACCGTATTGATGCTCAATGATACAATCCAGCTCGCTCGAGGTGTAACGAAAACGAATGATTACCGAACGGACACCTTTGAAACGCCTATGCTCGGTGCTGTCGGTTATATCGACGAAGAAAACATCCGGATCTACCGCGCCCCTGCACGCGCCATGAAACCCGGCGGTACAATGAAACCTGCATTCGATCTTGGCAAAATCTCCAAAACCGACTTGGCGAAAGTAGAGATTGTAATCTCCTACCAAGAAGCAGGTGGCGGAGCGATTGAAGGCTTTGTGAAAAACGGAGTGAAGGGGATCGTCACCTCCGGCACAGGCGCAGGCGGCATCTCCAGAGCGATGGGTCAAGCCCGTACTAAAGCGATTGAAGAAGGCGTTATTTTCGTAACGACAACCCGGACAGGTTCTGGGAGTGTATATGGCGGGGGTAAGGGCATCATTGCCGGGGATAACCTCAGTCCGCAGCAAGCACGCATTCTATTAATGCTCGGATTATCCTTCAGTAGTGATTTTAATACGATCAAACAATGGTTTGAGACCTATGGCACACCAGAGGTATAA
- the hemH gene encoding ferrochelatase: protein MTNTVGVLVMSYGTPENMESVEAYYTHIRRGRPPEPEQLKELTDRYEAIVGGVFPLRENTDNQVKTLQETLQQDQRRNGTEFRCYQGLKHAYPFIEDGVEQMAKDGIQTAIGIVLAPHFSTMSVGSYIKRAREKAEELGIQMSFIESYHLHPKLIQALSARVSAKLDAFEEAGAKRGDVKVLFSAHSLPARIVDMGDPYPNQLLETSEAIASRVGITNWQFTWQSAGRTAEPWLGPDILDTLQELSREQVEDVLVAPIGFVSDHLEVLYDLDIEAKAIAKEMDMRLMRIDSLNSDPLYMETLSDSIISQWQQGSDN, encoded by the coding sequence ATGACTAATACTGTAGGTGTTTTGGTGATGTCGTATGGCACACCTGAGAATATGGAAAGTGTTGAAGCGTATTACACACATATCCGTAGAGGCCGTCCGCCGGAGCCTGAACAGCTAAAAGAGCTGACGGATCGGTACGAAGCGATTGTTGGCGGTGTTTTCCCGCTGCGGGAAAACACGGACAACCAGGTGAAAACTCTTCAGGAGACGCTGCAGCAGGATCAGCGCCGGAATGGCACTGAGTTCCGCTGTTACCAGGGATTGAAGCATGCATATCCTTTTATTGAGGATGGCGTGGAGCAGATGGCAAAGGACGGTATCCAGACCGCCATTGGCATAGTGCTTGCCCCCCATTTCTCAACGATGAGTGTGGGCAGTTACATCAAGCGTGCACGGGAGAAAGCCGAAGAACTTGGCATTCAGATGTCCTTTATCGAAAGCTATCATCTGCATCCGAAGCTGATTCAGGCTCTTTCTGCACGTGTGAGTGCGAAGCTGGACGCTTTCGAGGAAGCGGGAGCGAAACGCGGGGATGTGAAGGTGCTGTTCAGTGCTCACAGTCTGCCGGCACGCATTGTGGATATGGGTGACCCGTACCCGAACCAACTGCTGGAGACTTCTGAAGCTATCGCTTCGCGTGTAGGGATTACCAACTGGCAGTTTACTTGGCAGAGTGCGGGACGAACAGCTGAGCCGTGGCTCGGCCCGGATATTCTGGACACACTTCAGGAGCTTTCGCGTGAACAGGTGGAGGATGTACTCGTGGCACCGATCGGCTTTGTATCGGATCATCTGGAAGTGCTGTATGATCTCGACATTGAAGCCAAAGCGATCGCGAAAGAAATGGATATGCGTTTGATGCGTATCGACTCGCTTAATAGTGATCCTTTGTATATGGAGACGTTGAGTGACTCTATCATAAGCCAATGGCAGCAAGGGTCTGATAACTAA
- a CDS encoding cytochrome P450 gives MKQAPRKYANYIPIRELHSKERQLSPFQVYAELRENTPVRYDEHRECWDVFRYEDVQYVLKNPKLFSSERNRANTSILTTDPPKHKQLRDLVNQAFTPKAIEALAPRIQQITDELLADHLSSSRMNLIDDLAAPLPVIVIAELIGVPAADRRDFKLWSDVLVKGARDDSEEAFQEMAREKQQNIQELYAYFTDIMEQRRVEPQDDLISLLLAAEIEGQKLTEEEVINFCILLLVAGNETTTNLIANAVRVLSEQPELQKELREHPDRVAGAVEETLRYYPPIVAIGRVARETVELHGQTIQAGDQVISWVGAANRDPAQFDQADTFVPERKPNRHMGFGFGIHFCLGAPLARLEARAALHTLLQRMEHIQLVPETGLEPIQSAFVFGVKEYPIQFRERH, from the coding sequence ATGAAACAAGCACCCCGAAAGTACGCCAATTATATTCCAATTCGGGAACTGCACAGCAAGGAGCGGCAATTATCTCCCTTCCAGGTGTATGCAGAACTTCGTGAGAACACTCCAGTCCGATATGACGAGCACCGCGAATGCTGGGATGTGTTTCGGTATGAAGATGTGCAGTATGTGTTGAAAAATCCCAAGCTGTTCTCATCCGAGCGCAACCGGGCGAACACCAGCATTCTAACGACAGATCCTCCAAAGCACAAGCAGCTCCGCGATCTGGTCAATCAGGCGTTTACTCCCAAAGCTATTGAAGCTTTGGCGCCGCGCATTCAGCAAATTACCGATGAACTGCTGGCTGATCACCTATCAAGTTCAAGGATGAATCTGATTGATGACCTCGCAGCTCCGCTGCCTGTCATTGTTATTGCCGAACTGATTGGGGTTCCCGCTGCAGACCGCCGAGATTTCAAGCTTTGGTCTGATGTACTGGTGAAAGGCGCACGCGATGATAGCGAAGAGGCCTTTCAGGAGATGGCCAGAGAGAAGCAGCAGAACATACAGGAGTTATATGCCTATTTTACAGATATCATGGAACAGCGCCGGGTAGAGCCGCAGGATGATCTGATCTCCCTGCTGCTGGCAGCCGAGATCGAGGGGCAGAAGTTAACAGAAGAAGAAGTAATTAATTTCTGTATTCTCCTGCTGGTTGCGGGAAACGAAACCACAACCAATCTGATCGCCAATGCAGTGCGTGTCCTCTCTGAACAACCTGAATTGCAAAAGGAGCTGCGGGAGCACCCGGATCGCGTGGCTGGCGCCGTAGAAGAAACATTGAGGTATTATCCGCCAATTGTAGCGATTGGGCGTGTGGCACGGGAAACGGTGGAACTGCACGGACAAACGATTCAGGCGGGAGATCAGGTTATATCCTGGGTTGGGGCAGCGAATCGTGACCCTGCACAGTTTGACCAGGCTGATACGTTTGTGCCGGAACGCAAACCGAATCGACATATGGGATTCGGGTTTGGCATCCATTTCTGTCTCGGTGCACCATTGGCTCGTCTGGAAGCAAGAGCTGCCCTGCACACGCTTCTTCAACGTATGGAACATATACAGCTGGTTCCCGAAACCGGTTTGGAGCCGATTCAAAGCGCTTTTGTTTTTGGAGTGAAGGAATACCCGATACAGTTTCGCGAACGACATTAG
- the hemE gene encoding uroporphyrinogen decarboxylase: MSYNDRLIRASFKQQVDRVPVWYMRQAGRYDPEYRKIKEKYSLLEICQQPELAAEVTLMPVRKLGVDAAILYSDIMNPVASLGIDFDIVKNIGPVIDNPIRSAADVERLRPIDVEGDLSHILETIRILDKELDVPLITFAGAPFTIASYLIEGQPSKGYIRTKTMMYSEPELWHKLMQKLGDMVITYIRAHIANGGKAFQLFDSWVGALSPKDFKTYVLPTITRIFTELSDLNVPKIYFPGVASGELLPTLQDLQANVIGLDWRVSISEGRRRLGGKFAVQGNLDPYILTGPMDLIKEQAKAIINDGIKEPGYIFNLGHGLFPEASLDKLKELTAYIHEYSAEALKTGVTVSND; encoded by the coding sequence ATGAGCTATAACGATCGTCTGATTCGGGCAAGTTTTAAACAGCAGGTAGACCGTGTGCCGGTATGGTATATGCGCCAGGCTGGACGTTACGATCCCGAATACCGCAAAATTAAAGAAAAGTATTCCTTGCTTGAAATATGCCAGCAGCCTGAACTGGCGGCTGAAGTTACACTAATGCCTGTGCGCAAACTGGGTGTGGATGCGGCTATTTTGTATTCCGATATTATGAATCCGGTTGCTTCGCTGGGTATTGATTTTGACATTGTGAAAAATATAGGTCCGGTTATTGATAATCCGATACGTTCGGCAGCAGATGTGGAACGTCTTCGTCCCATTGACGTGGAGGGAGACCTTTCGCATATTTTGGAAACGATTCGTATTCTGGACAAAGAACTTGACGTGCCTCTGATTACATTTGCAGGTGCTCCGTTCACGATTGCGAGCTACCTCATTGAAGGTCAGCCTTCAAAAGGGTATATCCGGACTAAAACGATGATGTACAGTGAGCCGGAATTATGGCACAAACTGATGCAGAAGCTTGGTGATATGGTCATTACATATATCCGTGCCCATATCGCAAATGGCGGTAAGGCATTTCAACTGTTTGACAGCTGGGTGGGTGCTCTCTCTCCCAAAGACTTCAAAACGTATGTGCTGCCAACGATTACTCGTATCTTTACCGAATTGTCCGATTTGAATGTACCGAAAATATATTTCCCCGGCGTGGCTTCAGGTGAACTGCTGCCAACCCTGCAGGATCTGCAGGCGAATGTCATTGGGCTGGATTGGAGAGTTTCCATTTCAGAAGGACGCAGACGTCTGGGCGGTAAATTCGCCGTGCAGGGCAACCTTGATCCGTATATCCTGACTGGGCCAATGGATTTAATCAAAGAACAGGCAAAAGCGATTATTAATGATGGGATCAAGGAGCCGGGGTATATTTTCAATCTGGGACATGGCTTGTTCCCCGAAGCTTCTCTTGATAAATTAAAAGAGTTAACCGCTTATATTCATGAGTATTCAGCAGAAGCCTTGAAGACGGGAGTGACGGTAAGCAATGACTAA